The nucleotide sequence CGTGAAAGGCCAGGTCGCCGACTTCAAGACCCTCGCCAAGGAAGTGGGACTGACAAAATGAGACTCGCCGCCGATCGCATCCTGGGCTTCGCCCTGATGGGACTGGCGGCGTTCATCGTCGCCCAGTCCCTGAATATCGAAGTGCCCTTCGCCTACGACCCGGTAGGCCCCAAGGCCTTTCCCATCGGCCTCTCGATCCTGATGGCCATCTTCTCGCTGGTGCTGATCCTGCGCCCCGGCCCGGAAGGTGACTGGCCATCCGCCAGCGTGATGCTGCAACTGGGGCTGGTGATGGTGATCCTGATCGCCTTCGCCTTCTTCTTCGTGCGCCTCGGCTACCCCATCACGGCCGTCGCCGCCATCACCGCCATCGCCCGCCTGTTCGGTGCCCGCTGGCGCGCTGCCTGCGTGACCGGGGTGCTGATGGCCGGCGCAAGCTACGTGCTGTTCACCGCCGTGCTGGAAATCTCGCTGCCGACCGGGCTGTGGTTTTCCTGATTCCGAGAGGGCTTTCTCATGTTTGATTTCATCCTCCAGGGCTTTGGCGTCGCACTGACGCCACTCAACCTTGGCCTAGCCTTCAGTGGCGCACTGCTGGGCACCTTGTTCGGTGCCTTGCCGGGCATCGGCCCCATCAACGGCATCGCCATTCTGATGCCGCTGGCCTATACCCTCGGCCTGCCGGCGGAATCGGCACTGATTCTGCTCGCAGGCATCTATACCGGTGCCGAATACGGCGGCCGGATGTCGAGCATTCTGCTCAACGTGCCGGGGGATGCCGGCGCCGTGATGACCACCCTCGACGGCTATCCGCTGGCCAAGCAGGGCCTGGCGGGGCCGGCACTGGGCATCTCGGCGATCAGCTCCTTCGTCGGTGCCAGCATCGCGATCCTGGGTCTGACCCTGTTCGCCCCGCTGCTGGCCAAGGTGGCCGTGCAGTTCGGTCCGGCGGAACTGTTCACCATGATGG is from Cobetia marina and encodes:
- a CDS encoding tripartite tricarboxylate transporter TctB family protein, producing MRLAADRILGFALMGLAAFIVAQSLNIEVPFAYDPVGPKAFPIGLSILMAIFSLVLILRPGPEGDWPSASVMLQLGLVMVILIAFAFFFVRLGYPITAVAAITAIARLFGARWRAACVTGVLMAGASYVLFTAVLEISLPTGLWFS